The DNA segment GAGTGAtcaagtactggaatggtctgcccagtgtagtggtggagtcaccatcccggaagtgtttaaaaaagactagatgtggcacttggtaccatggtctagttgaggtgttagggaATGGGTTGGACTAGGTGATCTTGAATGTCTCTTCCAACGCAGTGTTTCTGTGAATTATTCCTGTGTCTTCAGCCTGCGTGTGCTGGACATGACTGGACTCCCGGATTCCACATCCGGCCACGTTCCGGACAGGATGAGCGTCTGGTCTGGCACTGTGGCTTTGGCCAAAGCTTGCATGGAGGTGTCCAAGCACCAGCGGGAATTCCAGCGGCGTGGATCCAAGCGGCACAAAGGCCTCTCTGGAGATGACAGGGCCACAGCCACTCCGCGGGCCCTGGGCATTGCCATCCATGCTGACCTGTTCGTCAACGGAACGTCCTATGGGATCCTGCGTGACGCGCTCCAGACCAGAGCCGCTGGCCCACTGCGCCTCAAGTGCCGGGAATTCCAAGCGGAAGAACTCTCGGCATCTGGGATCGTGACTTTGTTGGAATCTCTGGATCCTTCCTGTCTGCGGAGGGTGGATCTGCGCTTCAATAATTTGGGATTGAATGGGCTTTCAGTGATCCTGCCGCACCTCTCGcgcttcccagagctgtgcagcctcAAGCTCCAGTACAGCAACGTGGACGTGCGGCGCCTGACTCCGGAAACAGCCGTCGGGATCCgctgcctggctgggcagctGGGAATGTTGCCCAGCCTCCGGGAGCTCAACCTGGGATCCTCCAGGCTCTCAGGAAATCTACGACAGATCCTTGGGTGAGTTCCCCACTGAGTGGGGCCTTCCTGTTCTCCAGGGTTATTCCCAAGGGTTGGGCTTGGGGATCTTGTGGGTCTTTTCCAATCTCAGTGATCCCATGATTCCAGGATTTCCTTATGTCAATATTCCCATGATCCCATTATTCCATTTTCCCAATTCATGATCCCAAAATTCTATGATTCCTGATTCCATGAGCCTGAGTTGGGGCTCACTGGGTCTTGATGGTCTTTTCCAGCCCGAATGATCCATTGATTCCAAGAATTCATTATCCCAGTGTTCCCAATATCCTGTGATTCTGGTTTCCCAATAGCTCATGAGACTCAATTATTCTGTCATCCCATAATTCCGTGATCCCATAATTCCACgattccagaattcccaaaggCTGAACCTGACAttcttggaggtcttttccaatcttaatGATCCTGGGTTCCCATGATCCCATTATCCCAATAGACCGTGACttcatgattccatgatccaTAACTGTGTGATTTTCTAATTCCATGATCCCATAATTCTATGATGCCAGAATTCCTAGAATTTGGCCTTCATGATATTGAGGCCTTTTCCAACTTCAATGGCTCCATGATGCCGTAACTCCATGATCCCATAACTCCATCACTCCCTGATCCCAATATCCCACGATCCCATAATTCAATCACTCTGTCATCCCAAGACACTGTAACTCCACAATTCCACAATTCCCGAGCTCCATGTTCCCATAATTCCACGATTCTCAAACCTTGAACTTGATGATATCAGAGACCTTTCCCAACCTCAGCCATTCCATAACTCCTTGACCCCATaattccaaaatcccaggattttcaggTAGCGAACTTGATGTTCTTGGAGTTGTTTCCCAACTTCAGCCATTCCATAATTCCACATTTtgattccacaattccatgacGCCTTGATGCCATAATTCCATGGGTCTCAAACCTTGAACTTGATGTTCTTGGAGACTTTTCCCAACTTCAGCCATTCCAGCCATTCCATAATTCCCCAATTtgattccacaattccatgattccttGACCccataattctatgattctcaAACCTTGAACTTGATGGTGTCAGAGACTTTTCTCAACCTTAGCCATTCCATAACTCCATGATCTCATCATTCCAAATTCCCATGATTTTCAGAGGTCAAACTTGATGTTCTTGGAGACCTTTCCCAACGTGAGTAATTTCATAACTCCATGATCtcataattaaaaaatctcAGGATTTTCAGGAGTCAAACTCGATTGTCTTGGACCTCTTTCCCAACCTTACCCATCCCACAATCCTCCGACTCTACAGATGCAATCACAGCTCTCAttccctgcctttcccccaGGAATCCAAACATTTCCTGCTCCCACCAATCCTCCCTTGGCCCTCACCTCTaccttttccctcctgccagtGACCTCAGGGCTCCGTTAGAAAGCTTGGAATTGGCCTTCTGTTCCCTCGTTCCTGCCGACCTTGCCTTCCTCTCCCAAAGCTTCCACGCTCCGGCCCTCAAAAAGTTGGATCTAAGTGGCCACAACATCTCCCAAGGCCTCCTGGAGCCGCTCCggctgctcctggaggaaaCCTCAGCCTCGCTGCTGCACCTGGATCTCATGGAATGCCGCATGGCCGACTCCCACCTGGACGCGCTGCTCCCGACGCTCCGGCGCTGCTCCTGCCTGCGCTTCCTGGGACTCTACGGCAATCGCCTGTCCATGGCCGCGctcaaggatctgctccagAAAACCTTGGAACTGCCAGATCTCCACCTGGTTGTCTATCCTTACCCAATGGATTGCTGCAAACCGGAGCCACCAGCAGAATCCGGTTGGAATTTTGAAGAGGTCATGGATGAGGAACTTTTGGCGGTGGCCAAGGCGGAATTTAACCAAATCTTGGAGAATTCCAGGAGAACCAACCTTATCTGGACTTACAACCCCTATGGCCACAGAGACCTGGACTACTTCTCCTTGTGATTTGAGAAAAGCTTGGAGCCTCCATCATAGAAAAGCATCACCATCTCCTTCCCGAAATCCGGGAGTTTTCAGCCTCATCCCAGTGCTTTGCCACCTCATTCCAGtggaattttctctttatttcaatggttttctgcctggttttgttatttttctgtctcatcctgCTGTTTTATGTCTTATTTCAGGGTGTTTTTACCCCATCCCAATATTTTCCCCCTGATCccagtatttttcttcctcattttggTGTTTTCCTGCCTCATCCCAATGTTTTTCCaccttatttttatattttcccccTCATCCTGGAATTTTTCCACCCCATTTTGGTGTCTTTCCCACCCTGATCCCAATGTTTTTCCTTCATGTCCCGCTCTTTGCCCAGAATTTTTATTGCCACATCCAGTGGGAAAAACCCCCAGAATTCCCTTAATTCCCATGGGATATTAATTATTGTTagttaattattaataattattgaTTAATAAGACACCACTGCTGAAATTTCATGCAAatccctcccaaattcccaaatccttggttccaaatccccaaattcttgatccaaaatttccaaatccccaaatccttgaTCCCAAATTCTTAAATCCTTCTTCCCAGTTCCCTAAATCCTTCATCCAAATTCCCCAGATCCTTCATTCCATatccccaaatccttcatcCCAAATCCTTGATCCCGAATCCTTGCAACAAGGAATTGACAGAGCAACTTCCAGTctttttttgggaggatttttaCCAGAAAACCGCGGAGTTCGGctgcctggaattttggggtgctcCAATTCTTTGGGAATAGGTTGGGAATCTCCCATTCCTGGGGGAATAACTGGGGATTCCAATTTTGGATAAGACAAAATTCCTTTTCAAGAACTGACAGACTCAACCTCCAATCCTGATTTTTCTGCCCGCAGAATTCCCAACAATTCCCCGGAGAGCCGATacttcctcccttcccacaaAAAATGCGTCGGCGGCTTTTCCGGCCCTTCCTCAAACTGGAATTCCGAGCTCCACTCGGATGCCAGCGCCGAACGCACCAACCCAACTCCTCCGGCTCTTTCCGGAGCCGGGTGATAAAGCCGCCCATTTTCTGGGAATACCGCCAGCATTCCCGGCTGGAATGGCACCGTCAGCTTGGAGCCGCCTCCACAGTAGGAAAGGAGGGAATTCCCGTCGGATCCGGGCAGGATTTG comes from the Oenanthe melanoleuca isolate GR-GAL-2019-014 unplaced genomic scaffold, OMel1.0 S041, whole genome shotgun sequence genome and includes:
- the LOC130266426 gene encoding leucine-rich repeat-containing protein 14-like, with translation MDSLLFLCARRVVAQRPLPALPADLYPVLFQAAFLDGRPLVLRDLVATWPFPVLNLQRLVGHRELLRDHPCKLCVQAVILAVVAQLRRELEEPGCHSSLRVLDMTGLPDSTSGHVPDRMSVWSGTVALAKACMEVSKHQREFQRRGSKRHKGLSGDDRATATPRALGIAIHADLFVNGTSYGILRDALQTRAAGPLRLKCREFQAEELSASGIVTLLESLDPSCLRRVDLRFNNLGLNGLSVILPHLSRFPELCSLKLQYSNVDVRRLTPETAVGIRCLAGQLGMLPSLRELNLGSSRLSGNLRQILGDLRAPLESLELAFCSLVPADLAFLSQSFHAPALKKLDLSGHNISQGLLEPLRLLLEETSASLLHLDLMECRMADSHLDALLPTLRRCSCLRFLGLYGNRLSMAALKDLLQKTLELPDLHLVVYPYPMDCCKPEPPAESGWNFEEVMDEELLAVAKAEFNQILENSRRTNLIWTYNPYGHRDLDYFSL
- the CUNH8orf82 gene encoding UPF0598 protein C8orf82 homolog, with amino-acid sequence MRVGALLRLCARPGPRYLQGQRPGPRTREYFYYVDHHGQLFLDDSKVKNFVTCFKDVGFLSFFFKHLERNRSGRYQAEFPFLSRCGRERNFLRCADVPVVFTQILPGSDGNSLLSYCGGGSKLTVPFQPGMLAVFPENGRLYHPAPERAGGVGLVRSALASEWSSEFQFEEGPEKPPTHFLWEGRKYRLSGELLGILRAEKSGLEVESVSS